From Actinoplanes oblitus, a single genomic window includes:
- a CDS encoding LysR family transcriptional regulator: protein METRELRYFVAVAEEEHFGRAAQRLGMAQPPLSRAISQLERRLGVGLLERTSRGARPTEAGRVLLREARAVLDAVEAAERRTRRAASGSPALVLVAKAGASSELLAKLLDAYAGEPEAVPVDVVLCGVGEQERLLRDGRGDVALLHQPFDATAGFDVERLGTEGQVVVLPAGHPLTARDHVRMADLEDLPGLPLPRWPCPDGSYPDGPGPRVRDQTQLMQLVSLGRACVVIPESARVQLRDGLAAVPVLDAPLVTTVIAWPPHSRSRALAALVRTATRL, encoded by the coding sequence ATGGAGACGCGGGAGTTGCGGTATTTCGTCGCGGTGGCCGAGGAGGAGCACTTCGGGCGGGCGGCGCAGCGGCTCGGGATGGCGCAGCCGCCGCTGTCCCGGGCGATCAGCCAGCTGGAGCGGCGGCTCGGCGTCGGGCTGCTGGAGCGGACCAGCCGCGGGGCGAGGCCGACCGAGGCCGGCCGGGTGCTGCTGCGGGAGGCGCGGGCGGTGCTCGACGCCGTCGAGGCGGCCGAGCGGCGTACCCGGCGGGCGGCGTCCGGTTCCCCGGCCCTGGTGCTGGTCGCCAAGGCGGGCGCGTCCAGCGAGCTGCTCGCGAAGCTGCTCGACGCCTATGCCGGCGAGCCCGAGGCGGTCCCGGTCGACGTGGTGCTGTGCGGGGTCGGCGAGCAGGAGCGGCTGCTGCGCGACGGGCGGGGCGACGTGGCGCTGCTGCATCAGCCGTTCGACGCGACCGCCGGGTTCGACGTGGAGCGGCTGGGCACCGAGGGCCAGGTGGTGGTGCTGCCGGCCGGGCATCCGCTGACCGCTCGCGATCACGTGCGGATGGCCGACTTGGAGGATCTGCCCGGCCTGCCGCTCCCCCGCTGGCCGTGCCCGGACGGCAGCTATCCGGACGGGCCGGGACCGCGGGTCCGCGACCAGACCCAGCTGATGCAACTGGTCTCGCTGGGCCGGGCCTGCGTGGTCATCCCGGAGTCGGCCCGGGTGCAGCTGCGCGACGGGCTGGCCGCCGTCCCGGTGCTGGACGCGCCGCTGGTGACCACGGTGATCGCCTGGCCGCCGCACAGCCGTTCCCGCGCGCTGGCCGCGCTGGTCCGGACCGCGACGCGCCTCTGA
- a CDS encoding MBL fold metallo-hydrolase has product MSDDVVKQAELVEVRPGIHAWVQPDGSWWLNNAGAITTPAGQLVVDTCATATRARRFLDALATATGQAPKLAVNTHQHGDHTYGNSLLPATTTLIGQEKMREGLRVDPIIDGCPPFWSPVPDWGDVQRRLPDVTITDALTVHLGDRRVELRHPGGPAHTTGDLIAWVPDERVLFTGDLVFAGLTPLVFMGSVPGALAAVDWLAGFGPEVLVPGHGPILTGDEIARVLDEHRRYYRLVLRAGAHGTEQGLSPLDAARAVDLGEFAGWADAERIVLNLHRYYADRDGTELDLIAAFSDAVAYHGGPLPTHV; this is encoded by the coding sequence ATGAGCGATGACGTGGTGAAGCAGGCGGAGCTGGTCGAGGTCCGGCCCGGGATTCACGCCTGGGTGCAGCCGGACGGGTCCTGGTGGCTGAACAACGCCGGCGCGATCACCACGCCGGCGGGGCAGCTCGTCGTCGACACGTGCGCCACCGCCACCCGGGCCCGGCGGTTCCTGGACGCGCTCGCCACGGCCACCGGCCAGGCGCCGAAACTGGCGGTCAACACGCATCAGCACGGCGACCACACCTATGGCAACAGCCTGCTTCCGGCCACCACCACCCTGATCGGCCAGGAGAAGATGCGGGAGGGCCTGCGGGTCGACCCGATCATCGACGGCTGCCCGCCGTTCTGGAGCCCGGTGCCGGACTGGGGTGACGTCCAGCGCCGCCTGCCGGACGTCACGATCACCGACGCGCTGACCGTGCACCTCGGCGACCGGCGGGTCGAGCTGCGGCACCCGGGCGGCCCGGCGCACACCACCGGCGACCTGATCGCCTGGGTCCCGGACGAGCGGGTGCTGTTCACCGGTGACCTGGTCTTCGCCGGGCTGACGCCGCTGGTCTTCATGGGGTCGGTGCCGGGTGCGCTGGCCGCTGTGGACTGGCTGGCCGGGTTCGGCCCGGAGGTGCTGGTCCCCGGGCACGGCCCGATCCTCACCGGCGACGAGATCGCGCGGGTGCTGGACGAGCACCGGCGCTACTACCGGCTGGTGCTGCGCGCCGGCGCGCACGGGACCGAGCAGGGCCTGTCCCCGCTGGACGCCGCGCGCGCCGTGGATCTGGGCGAGTTCGCCGGCTGGGCGGACGCCGAGCGGATCGTGCTCAACCTGCACCGGTACTACGCCGACCGGGACGGCACGGAGCTGGACCTGATCGCCGCGTTCTCGGACGCGGTGGCGTACCACGGCGGGCCGCTGCCCACGCACGTCTGA
- a CDS encoding DNA topoisomerase IB — protein sequence MRRSVLKKPGLSRRRSGSGFRYLDPAGTPVRDRETLDRIKSLAIPPAWTDVWICPDPRGHIQATGIDAAGRKQYRYHDAWRTARDEQKFDRVREVAGRLPKIRDRLCSDLTGRGLTRERVLAAIVRLLDLGMFRVGGDASASRDEDPSYGLSTLRPEHVLRRGGEMMLKFRGKSGVEHERVVDDGEVAEVLGALKRRRRGEDRLFAYWNSSVRAWQEIRADAVNEYLREISGAPMTAKDFRTWHGTVTAAAELAEAGPQPTRTKRRKVVAQAMREVADKLGNTPAVARASYVDPRLLDKYEKGEAPKRGDEREVRRLLDDSAAS from the coding sequence TTGCGGCGAAGCGTACTGAAGAAGCCCGGCCTGAGCCGGCGGCGGTCCGGTAGCGGTTTCCGCTACCTGGACCCCGCCGGCACCCCGGTCCGCGATCGGGAGACGCTGGACCGGATCAAGAGCCTGGCCATCCCACCGGCCTGGACGGACGTCTGGATCTGCCCGGACCCGCGCGGGCACATCCAGGCGACCGGGATCGACGCGGCCGGGCGCAAGCAGTACCGCTACCACGACGCCTGGCGCACGGCCCGCGACGAGCAGAAATTCGATCGGGTACGGGAGGTGGCCGGCCGCCTCCCGAAGATCCGTGACCGACTGTGCTCCGACCTGACCGGTCGCGGCCTGACCCGGGAGCGGGTCCTCGCCGCCATCGTCCGGCTGCTCGACCTGGGCATGTTCCGGGTCGGCGGGGACGCCTCGGCGAGCCGCGACGAGGACCCGTCCTACGGGCTCTCGACGCTGCGCCCGGAGCATGTCCTGCGCCGTGGCGGCGAGATGATGCTGAAGTTCCGCGGCAAGTCGGGCGTGGAGCACGAGCGGGTCGTCGACGACGGCGAGGTGGCCGAGGTCCTCGGCGCGCTCAAGCGCCGCCGGCGCGGCGAGGACCGGCTGTTCGCCTACTGGAACTCCTCGGTGCGGGCCTGGCAGGAGATCCGCGCCGACGCCGTCAACGAGTACCTGCGGGAGATCAGCGGCGCCCCGATGACCGCGAAGGACTTCCGCACCTGGCACGGCACGGTGACGGCCGCCGCGGAACTCGCCGAGGCCGGCCCGCAACCCACCAGGACCAAGCGGCGCAAGGTCGTCGCGCAGGCCATGCGGGAGGTCGCCGACAAGCTCGGCAACACCCCGGCGGTGGCCCGGGCCTCGTACGTCGACCCGCGGCTGCTGGACAAGTACGAGAAGGGCGAGGCGCCGAAACGCGGCGACGAGCGCGAGGTGCGCCGCCTGCTCGACGACTCGGCCGCCTCCTGA
- a CDS encoding ABC transporter permease, which yields MLSLRRVAGALVAVTVGIVLVTMALLLLVAGRPAVPDRLAGAAVIVQAPAGRSPADPFPPAVPWPGSHAEWLTERLAEVPGVAAAVADRSFYAQAIVGGQPSEAAVVGSGWSSARLGGVRLTSGTPPRQAGDVVVDQALGPRPGDRLTLLTATGPEPHRVTGLADAPGFLVPDEVAARHAPGVTAIGLVLEPGADAGAVAAAAGRIVGGDGRVRTGADRGELEPRGDARTRWIGMQVLTGVAALAGFVTVFVVASTFAFSVAQRRRELGLLRTVGATPRQVRRMVYREALLVGAAGAVLGVLIGAALAPAAGHLLVTSGFEPSTYRVRYTALPIAGALLLGPLVALAGAGSAARRAARVRPLEALREAAVEQRRMSRPRWITGGLLLAAGVALAVGTATSDDAQDGASFALYAAMALVTGMATLAPATIPPVARLWRGGGPIGLLVRESALTATRRTASTAAPVLLTVAFAVLVSGMVRTSTTAYAVGRATDVATGRVLVPDHTPGLSDAAVAGAPGAATLPATVFDPDRRALSAIGVDPAAFLATDRGARVVTGALGGLRAADTTVVTESAHLGVGAVQPVTFADGQRVALRVVAVVADGSIRADLLLSRATVRHHDPSALTSAVHLTGDPVAGAGARVIDVATWAAEADHAEDRLVWLFTLMLIGVSAGYGAIAVATTLLMAAAGRAADLRVIRLAGATRRQVAGYLAAESVLVVSIGTMLGGLVASGALLAIRAGLSEQVGAPVPLVVSWPVIAGVVGLCLLLGLLAGLSAARSGRRLLGGLSAARPGGRLLGGLSAARSGRRLLAGTLGRK from the coding sequence GTGCTGAGCCTGCGCCGGGTGGCCGGTGCGCTGGTCGCCGTGACCGTCGGGATCGTCCTGGTCACCATGGCCCTGCTGCTACTCGTCGCCGGCCGGCCGGCGGTGCCGGACCGGCTGGCCGGGGCCGCCGTGATCGTTCAGGCTCCGGCCGGCCGGAGCCCCGCCGATCCGTTCCCGCCCGCCGTGCCCTGGCCCGGGTCGCACGCCGAGTGGTTGACCGAGCGGCTCGCCGAGGTGCCCGGTGTGGCGGCAGCGGTCGCCGACCGGTCCTTCTACGCGCAGGCGATCGTCGGCGGGCAGCCCTCGGAGGCCGCCGTGGTGGGCTCCGGATGGTCGTCGGCCCGTCTCGGTGGGGTGCGCCTGACCTCGGGCACCCCACCCCGGCAGGCCGGTGACGTGGTGGTGGACCAGGCTCTGGGACCGCGCCCGGGCGACCGGCTGACCCTGCTCACCGCTACCGGCCCGGAGCCGCACCGGGTGACCGGGCTCGCCGACGCGCCGGGCTTCCTGGTGCCGGACGAGGTGGCCGCGCGGCACGCGCCCGGAGTGACGGCGATCGGCCTGGTCCTGGAACCCGGTGCGGACGCCGGGGCGGTCGCCGCGGCGGCCGGCCGGATCGTCGGCGGCGACGGGCGGGTGCGCACCGGCGCGGACCGGGGCGAGCTGGAGCCACGTGGCGACGCCCGCACCCGCTGGATCGGCATGCAGGTGCTCACCGGCGTCGCGGCGCTCGCCGGATTCGTCACCGTCTTCGTGGTCGCGTCGACGTTCGCCTTCTCGGTCGCGCAGCGCCGGCGAGAGCTGGGGCTGCTGCGGACGGTCGGCGCGACGCCCCGGCAGGTGCGGCGCATGGTGTACCGCGAGGCCCTGCTGGTCGGCGCGGCCGGGGCGGTCCTCGGGGTGCTGATCGGCGCCGCGCTGGCCCCGGCCGCCGGTCACCTGCTGGTCACGTCCGGCTTCGAGCCGTCGACCTACCGGGTGCGGTACACCGCGCTGCCGATCGCCGGCGCGCTGCTGCTGGGCCCGCTGGTCGCGCTGGCCGGGGCCGGCTCGGCGGCGCGCCGGGCGGCCCGGGTGCGGCCGCTCGAGGCGCTGCGCGAGGCGGCTGTCGAGCAGCGCCGGATGAGCCGGCCGCGATGGATCACCGGCGGCCTGCTGCTGGCCGCCGGCGTCGCGCTGGCCGTCGGCACGGCCACCTCGGACGACGCTCAGGACGGGGCGAGCTTCGCCCTGTACGCCGCGATGGCGCTGGTCACCGGGATGGCCACGCTGGCACCGGCGACGATCCCACCGGTGGCGCGGCTGTGGCGCGGCGGCGGACCGATCGGCCTGCTGGTCCGGGAGAGCGCCCTGACCGCTACCCGCCGCACCGCGTCCACGGCGGCGCCGGTGCTGCTCACCGTCGCGTTCGCGGTATTGGTCTCCGGCATGGTGCGCACGTCGACGACGGCATACGCGGTCGGGCGGGCGACGGATGTCGCGACCGGCCGGGTCCTGGTGCCGGACCACACGCCGGGACTGTCCGATGCCGCGGTGGCCGGTGCCCCCGGAGCCGCGACCCTGCCGGCCACGGTGTTCGACCCGGACCGGCGGGCGCTGAGCGCGATCGGCGTCGACCCCGCCGCCTTCCTGGCGACCGATCGGGGTGCCCGGGTGGTCACCGGCGCCCTCGGCGGTCTGCGGGCCGCGGATACCACGGTGGTCACCGAGTCCGCCCATCTCGGCGTGGGCGCCGTCCAGCCGGTGACGTTCGCGGACGGGCAGCGGGTCGCGCTGCGCGTGGTCGCGGTGGTGGCCGACGGATCGATCCGCGCGGACCTGCTGCTGTCCCGGGCGACAGTGCGCCACCACGATCCGTCCGCGTTGACCTCGGCCGTCCACCTGACCGGTGACCCGGTGGCCGGCGCCGGGGCACGCGTCATCGACGTGGCCACCTGGGCCGCCGAGGCGGACCACGCCGAGGACCGGCTGGTCTGGCTGTTCACGCTGATGCTGATCGGGGTGTCCGCCGGGTACGGCGCGATAGCCGTCGCCACCACGCTGCTGATGGCCGCCGCGGGACGCGCCGCCGACCTGCGGGTGATCCGGCTGGCCGGGGCGACCCGGCGGCAGGTCGCCGGCTACCTGGCGGCCGAGTCGGTGCTGGTCGTGTCGATCGGGACGATGCTGGGCGGGCTCGTCGCATCCGGGGCACTGCTGGCCATCCGCGCCGGGCTCAGCGAGCAGGTCGGCGCGCCCGTTCCGCTGGTGGTGTCGTGGCCGGTCATCGCCGGGGTGGTCGGCCTCTGCCTGCTGCTCGGGCTGCTCGCCGGCCTGTCCGCGGCGCGCTCGGGCCGAAGGCTGCTCGGCGGCCTGTCCGCGGCACGCCCGGGCGGAAGGCTGCTCGGCGGCCTGTCCGCGGCGCGCTCGGGCAGAAGGCTGCTCGCGGGCACGCTCGGGCGGAAGTGA
- a CDS encoding catalase, with product MESRTPAEVIKDAAEAAVDAVTGGTKPDVPGKPGSGTPTIDEPTTPAEPLPPKHEQGQPDTRTPTGAETGVPPVSHAQQGAFLTTAQGARLRDTDHSLKAGPRGPILLQDHHFREKITHFDHERIPERVVHARGAGAHGVFTSYGTAADLTRAGFLKHKGKETQVFVRFSTVLGSRGSADTVRDTRGFATKFYTDEGTFDLVGNNMPVFFIQDAIKFPDIIHAAKWHPDREIPQAQSAHDTFWDFVSLHTEAQHHTMWNMSDRGIPRSYRMMEGFGVHTFRLVNDAGETVLVKFHWKPKLGVHSQVWEETQLTGGVDPDYHRRDLYDSIEAGAYPEWELGLQVFPDTPEETFAGIDLLDPTKIVPEELAPVQPVGKLVLNRTPTNFHAEVEQVAFHLGNLVPGIDVTNDPLLQGRLFSYLDTQLTRLAGPNFHQIPINRPHAPVNDMLRDGFHQQAVHGGVAPYRPNSLDGGNPFEAGDKENAFLDVPVVVTEAPKVRDLPVSFKDHYTQVRLFWQSMSPIEKEHIIRAYTFELGKCYHQEIRERQLQCLANIDPVLCEQVATGLGLPVPAPTIELPQVTPSPALSQVGHQWPADGRIVGIVVDDTDLDGVAEVREAIAGAGMVPLIIAPHGGKVGGLTVQRTFATARSIEFDALLLAAAPVPAPDAIPARDEKAGAPRTAAVDPRVNLMIDECWRHAKAIGGWGPGAELLNRIGLAETPGVVTHDTATGVLAAVQQLMAAHRVWERFPASVA from the coding sequence ATGGAATCCCGAACGCCCGCCGAAGTGATCAAGGATGCCGCGGAGGCTGCCGTGGACGCGGTGACCGGCGGCACCAAGCCCGACGTGCCCGGCAAGCCGGGCAGTGGCACCCCGACGATCGACGAACCGACCACCCCGGCCGAGCCGCTGCCGCCGAAACACGAGCAGGGGCAGCCGGACACCCGGACGCCGACCGGCGCCGAGACCGGGGTGCCGCCGGTCTCGCACGCCCAGCAGGGTGCCTTCCTGACCACCGCGCAGGGGGCCCGGCTGCGGGACACCGACCACTCGCTGAAGGCCGGGCCGCGCGGTCCGATCCTGCTGCAGGACCACCACTTCCGCGAGAAGATCACGCACTTCGACCACGAACGCATCCCGGAGCGGGTGGTGCACGCCCGCGGCGCCGGCGCGCACGGCGTGTTCACCAGTTACGGGACCGCGGCGGACCTGACCCGGGCCGGGTTCCTCAAGCACAAGGGCAAGGAGACCCAGGTCTTCGTCCGGTTCTCCACGGTGCTCGGCTCGCGTGGCTCGGCCGACACGGTCCGCGACACCCGCGGCTTCGCCACCAAGTTCTACACCGACGAGGGCACGTTCGACCTGGTCGGCAACAACATGCCGGTGTTCTTCATCCAGGACGCGATCAAGTTCCCGGACATCATCCACGCCGCCAAGTGGCACCCGGACCGGGAGATCCCGCAGGCGCAGAGCGCGCACGACACGTTCTGGGACTTCGTCTCGCTGCACACCGAGGCGCAGCACCACACCATGTGGAACATGTCGGACCGGGGCATCCCGCGCTCGTACCGGATGATGGAGGGCTTCGGCGTCCACACGTTCCGGCTGGTCAACGACGCCGGCGAGACCGTGCTGGTGAAATTCCACTGGAAGCCGAAGCTCGGCGTGCACTCCCAGGTCTGGGAGGAGACCCAGCTGACCGGTGGCGTCGACCCGGACTACCACCGCCGCGACCTGTACGACTCCATCGAGGCCGGTGCGTACCCGGAGTGGGAGCTGGGCCTGCAGGTCTTCCCGGACACTCCGGAGGAGACGTTCGCCGGGATCGACCTGCTCGACCCCACCAAGATCGTGCCGGAGGAGCTCGCCCCGGTGCAGCCGGTCGGCAAGCTGGTGCTCAACCGGACGCCCACCAACTTCCACGCCGAGGTCGAGCAGGTCGCGTTCCACCTGGGCAACCTGGTGCCCGGCATCGACGTCACCAACGACCCGCTGCTGCAGGGCCGGCTCTTCTCCTACCTGGACACGCAGCTCACCCGGCTGGCCGGGCCGAACTTCCACCAGATCCCGATCAACCGGCCGCACGCGCCGGTCAACGACATGCTCCGGGACGGCTTCCACCAGCAGGCGGTGCACGGCGGGGTGGCGCCGTACCGGCCGAACTCGCTGGACGGCGGCAACCCGTTCGAAGCGGGGGACAAGGAGAACGCCTTCCTCGACGTGCCGGTCGTGGTGACCGAGGCGCCGAAGGTGCGTGACCTGCCGGTCTCCTTCAAGGACCACTACACCCAGGTGCGGTTGTTCTGGCAGAGCATGTCGCCGATCGAGAAGGAACACATCATCCGGGCGTACACCTTCGAGCTCGGCAAGTGCTACCACCAGGAGATCCGGGAACGCCAGCTGCAGTGCCTGGCCAACATCGACCCGGTGCTCTGCGAGCAGGTGGCCACCGGTCTCGGCCTGCCCGTGCCGGCGCCGACCATCGAACTGCCCCAGGTCACGCCGAGCCCGGCGCTGTCCCAGGTCGGCCACCAGTGGCCGGCCGACGGCCGGATCGTCGGCATCGTCGTCGACGACACCGACCTGGACGGGGTGGCCGAGGTCCGCGAGGCGATCGCCGGGGCCGGCATGGTTCCGCTGATCATCGCCCCGCACGGCGGCAAGGTGGGTGGGCTGACCGTGCAGCGCACCTTCGCCACCGCCCGGTCCATCGAGTTCGACGCGCTGCTGCTGGCCGCCGCGCCGGTACCGGCCCCGGACGCGATCCCGGCCCGGGACGAGAAGGCCGGTGCGCCGCGTACCGCTGCCGTCGACCCGCGGGTCAACCTGATGATCGACGAGTGCTGGCGGCACGCCAAGGCGATCGGCGGCTGGGGTCCCGGCGCGGAGCTGCTGAACCGGATCGGCCTGGCCGAGACCCCGGGCGTGGTCACCCACGACACCGCCACCGGGGTGCTGGCCGCCGTGCAGCAGCTGATGGCGGCGCACCGGGTCTGGGAGCGGTTCCCGGCCAGCGTCGCCTGA
- a CDS encoding SDR family oxidoreductase — MSERTIALVTGANKGIGYEIAAGLGGLGMTVGVGARDAERRDAAVAKLRAAGVDAFGVPLDVTDDAGVTAAAALIEERFGRLDVLVNNAGITGGMPQEPTRVDPEIIRTVVETNVIGVIRVTNAMLPLLRRSASPRIVNMSSTVGSLTRQSAAGDDTGPIAAAYSPSKTFLNAVTLQYAKELSDTNILINMACPGYCATDLNGFRGHRTPEQGAVAAIRLATLPDGGPTGAFFDDEGTIPW, encoded by the coding sequence ATGAGTGAACGAACGATCGCACTGGTCACCGGCGCGAACAAGGGGATCGGCTACGAGATCGCGGCCGGGCTCGGCGGTCTCGGGATGACCGTCGGGGTCGGCGCCCGGGACGCGGAACGGCGGGACGCCGCGGTGGCGAAGCTGCGGGCCGCCGGGGTGGACGCGTTCGGTGTGCCGCTGGACGTGACCGACGACGCCGGCGTGACGGCGGCCGCCGCGCTGATCGAGGAGCGTTTCGGCCGCCTGGACGTGCTGGTCAACAACGCCGGCATCACCGGTGGCATGCCGCAGGAGCCGACCCGGGTCGACCCGGAGATCATCCGGACGGTCGTCGAGACCAACGTCATCGGCGTCATCCGGGTCACCAACGCGATGCTGCCGCTGCTGCGCCGGTCGGCCTCGCCCCGGATCGTCAACATGTCGAGCACTGTCGGCTCGCTGACCCGGCAGAGCGCGGCCGGCGACGACACCGGCCCGATCGCCGCCGCCTACTCGCCGTCGAAGACCTTCCTGAACGCCGTCACCCTGCAGTACGCCAAGGAGCTGAGCGACACGAACATCCTGATCAACATGGCCTGCCCGGGCTACTGCGCGACGGACCTGAACGGCTTCCGCGGCCACCGGACCCCGGAGCAGGGCGCGGTGGCCGCGATCCGCCTGGCGACGCTGCCCGACGGCGGCCCGACCGGCGCCTTCTTCGACGACGAGGGCACCATCCCCTGGTGA
- a CDS encoding zinc-dependent alcohol dehydrogenase translates to MRALTWQGTGKVSVETVPDPTIHEPTDAIVRITSTAICGSDLHLYDVLGMFIDKGDVLGHEPMGIVEEVGAEVTHIRPGDRVVIPFNISCGHCWMCRRGFFAQCETTQVREQGKGAALFGYTKLYGQVPGGQAEYLRVPQAQFGPIKVPDGAPDERYLFLSDVLTTSWQAVKWADVEPGNTVLVTGLGPIGQMSARIARHLGASRVFAIDDVPERIAMAERHGIEVVGTADEVLQLTHGRGADSVIEAVGMEAHGSPVQSAMVKAATVLPDPLARTAIEKAGVDRMAALRTAFEGVRRGGTVSIIGVYGGNADPIPMFDLFDKGVTLRMGQAHVKRWVDDIMPLLDGDADPLGVDDLVTHRLPLEEAPHAYEIFKKKKDGCIKVVLKP, encoded by the coding sequence ATGCGAGCACTGACATGGCAGGGCACCGGCAAGGTGTCCGTGGAAACGGTCCCCGACCCGACGATTCACGAGCCGACCGACGCCATCGTACGGATCACCTCCACCGCCATCTGCGGCTCGGACCTGCACCTGTACGACGTCCTCGGCATGTTCATCGACAAGGGTGACGTGCTCGGCCACGAGCCGATGGGCATCGTCGAGGAGGTCGGCGCCGAGGTCACCCACATCCGGCCGGGTGACCGGGTGGTGATCCCGTTCAACATCTCCTGCGGGCACTGCTGGATGTGCCGGCGCGGCTTCTTCGCCCAGTGCGAGACCACCCAGGTCAGGGAGCAGGGCAAGGGCGCGGCGCTGTTCGGTTACACCAAGCTCTACGGACAGGTGCCCGGCGGCCAGGCGGAGTACCTGCGGGTGCCGCAGGCGCAGTTCGGGCCGATCAAGGTGCCGGACGGCGCGCCGGACGAGCGCTACCTGTTCCTCTCCGACGTGCTGACCACGTCGTGGCAGGCGGTCAAGTGGGCGGACGTCGAGCCGGGCAACACCGTGCTGGTGACCGGGCTCGGGCCGATCGGGCAGATGTCCGCGCGGATCGCCAGGCACCTCGGGGCGTCCCGGGTGTTCGCCATCGACGACGTGCCGGAGCGGATCGCGATGGCGGAGCGGCACGGCATCGAGGTGGTCGGCACCGCGGACGAGGTGCTGCAGCTGACCCACGGCCGCGGCGCGGACAGCGTGATCGAGGCGGTCGGCATGGAGGCGCACGGCTCGCCGGTGCAGTCGGCGATGGTGAAGGCGGCCACCGTGCTGCCCGACCCGCTGGCCCGCACGGCGATCGAGAAGGCGGGTGTGGACCGGATGGCCGCGCTGCGCACCGCGTTCGAGGGGGTACGCCGGGGCGGGACGGTCTCGATCATCGGCGTCTACGGCGGTAACGCCGACCCGATCCCGATGTTCGACCTGTTCGACAAGGGCGTGACGCTGCGGATGGGCCAGGCGCACGTGAAGCGGTGGGTGGACGACATCATGCCGCTGCTCGACGGGGACGCGGATCCGCTCGGGGTGGACGACCTGGTCACCCACCGGCTGCCCCTGGAGGAGGCGCCGCACGCCTACGAGATCTTCAAGAAGAAGAAGGACGGCTGCATCAAGGTCGTTCTCAAGCCCTGA
- a CDS encoding NAD(P)/FAD-dependent oxidoreductase, with translation MTADTRTDIVVLGGGYAGLTAALRLAPRHRVTLVDPRDRFVERIRSHQVAAGQDGAVHPYRKLLAGTGIRHVAGRAVALDPAGRTVAVETGDGHRLDLGYQRLVYALGSRTRVPALVPAPATAGATRVYSAETAAALAARLAGRDAPVGRLAVVGGGLTGIEMATELAEAHPDLEIRLLTAGTLAATLSEPARDHLRATLDRLGVEVEEGSAVDDPDRVDADAVLWSAAMAPATELAAEAGLALDEQHRIRVDAALRSVSHPEIVVAGDAGAGWRMACATAMPTGAHAAGTILREARGVPARPFHLKYVLVCMSLGRSDGLVQVLHRDDRPRDLVLTGRPAARVKELIVSGTAGLLGYAGKHPAALRALLF, from the coding sequence ATGACAGCAGATACGCGTACCGACATCGTGGTTCTCGGCGGTGGCTATGCCGGTCTCACCGCCGCTCTTCGCCTCGCCCCGCGGCACCGGGTGACGCTGGTCGACCCCCGGGACCGGTTCGTCGAGCGCATCCGGTCGCACCAGGTGGCGGCGGGGCAGGACGGTGCGGTTCATCCGTACCGGAAGCTGCTGGCCGGCACCGGGATCCGGCATGTCGCGGGTCGCGCGGTCGCGCTCGATCCGGCCGGCCGCACGGTCGCGGTCGAGACGGGCGACGGGCACCGGCTCGACCTCGGATACCAGCGCCTGGTCTATGCCCTGGGCAGCCGCACCAGGGTTCCGGCCCTGGTCCCGGCGCCGGCCACGGCCGGCGCCACCCGGGTGTACAGCGCGGAGACCGCTGCCGCCCTGGCCGCCCGGCTGGCCGGCCGGGACGCTCCGGTGGGACGGCTCGCGGTCGTCGGCGGCGGGCTGACCGGGATCGAGATGGCCACCGAACTCGCCGAGGCGCACCCGGACCTGGAGATTCGCCTGCTCACCGCCGGCACCCTGGCCGCGACCCTCTCCGAGCCGGCCCGCGACCACCTGCGCGCCACGCTCGACCGGCTCGGCGTCGAGGTCGAGGAGGGCTCGGCAGTGGACGATCCGGACCGGGTCGACGCGGACGCCGTGCTCTGGTCGGCGGCCATGGCACCGGCCACCGAGCTGGCCGCCGAGGCGGGGCTGGCCCTCGACGAGCAGCACCGGATCCGGGTCGACGCGGCGCTGCGGTCGGTCTCCCACCCGGAGATCGTGGTGGCCGGTGACGCCGGGGCCGGCTGGCGGATGGCCTGCGCGACCGCCATGCCGACCGGTGCCCACGCGGCCGGCACCATCCTGCGGGAGGCGCGCGGTGTGCCGGCCCGGCCGTTCCACCTGAAATACGTCCTGGTCTGCATGAGTCTCGGCCGGTCCGACGGCCTCGTCCAGGTGCTGCACCGCGACGACCGGCCGCGCGACCTGGTGCTGACCGGCCGCCCGGCGGCCCGGGTGAAGGAGCTGATCGTCAGCGGCACTGCCGGCCTGCTGGGCTACGCCGGGAAGCACCCCGCCGCGCTGCGGGCGCTGCTGTTCTGA